A genomic region of Brienomyrus brachyistius isolate T26 chromosome 6, BBRACH_0.4, whole genome shotgun sequence contains the following coding sequences:
- the LOC125745023 gene encoding RBBP8 N-terminal-like protein isoform X1, with protein sequence MTQENFNELLHRLKVLHERELEGWQERVLELTNQKCCSDTKRMEELFNKNQQLREQQRVLTENIKQLENRLRAGLCDRCTVTQDVAKRKQQEYESSQIQSLQHITVMASEMSTLRKENKRLQEEVKALRGKIEGQNGHSSQGPATEVGESPDPATTAMKSCKQSPTSGCTSGLPTAKSSADCHGSLTAEEKLPGYRLPQNWNMQDTYDVSSKVLANSSPISPGRRAETITSRGNLIERKRSHSTEAAESLHSPTSPLLIFKRLHQSAASPSSSSLSPSPAWDEKPVMYPSPGPVLYRPRPIKKARISFPWLHTDHQEWAALAPPTTFLDNNRKPVEKEWPLTEGSENNHQFKRRAPGLVPGCTVPHREGKTFTEERKDRGRDSNAASPQMKGGAGQAARSSEDSLADVAGDTPLDLSDPGRFKPANEPKGLKSSPPPKAEDTGTPEGNNKSAQIKTPPHTQASPHAAPSSAATASPPPSGLSVPTSPQPGQGQNVSGRDPQEQDEVSIKKEDDLDFQRLTNAEKKKVPVLTISLRPVVVLEALKHGLETRESCNQQIPMAVSKEQKQEEVLVGDPTSTATAQNGQEKRRGHAAGRDAAKEQRAKAPISQDTTDTV encoded by the exons ATGACTCAGGAGAACTTTAATGAGCTTCTGCACAGGCTAAAGGTTCTTCATGAGAGAGAGCTTGAAG GATGGCAGGAAAGAGTGTTggagctgaccaatcagaaatgcTG CAGCGATACAAAACGGATGGAAGAACTGTTCAACAAGAACCAACAGTTACGAGAGCAACAGAGGGTCCTAACTGAAAACATTAAGCAACTGGAGAATAG ACTACGAGCAGGTCTGTGTGACCggtgcacagtcacacaggaTGTAGCCAAGCGGAAGCAGCAAGAGTACGAGAGCTCACAGATTCAGAGCCTCCAACACATCACTGTCATGG CAAGTGAAATGAGTACATTAAGAAAGGAGAATAAGAGGCTGCAGGAAGAAGTGAAGGCCCTGCGAGGCAAGATCGA GGGCCAGAATGGTCACAGCTCCCAAGGTCCCGCCACAGAGGTTGGCGAGTCACCGGATCCTGCCACAACAGCCATGAAGAGCTGCAAGCAGTCTCCAACGAGCGGCTGCACATCGGGGCTTCCCACTGCAAAGAGCAGTGCTGACTGTCACGGCTCCCTCACTGCTGAGG AAAAGCTCCCAGGATACAGACTTCCACAAAACTGGAATATGCAAGACACTTacgat GTTTCCAGCAAGGTCCTGGCTAACAGTTCTCCCATCTCCCCAGGAAGAAGGGCTGAGACCATTACTTCCCGGGGCAATTTAATAGAGCGGAAGAG ATCGCACAGCACAGAAGCTGCGGAATCCCTCCATTCACCCACCTCCCCCCTGCTCATCTTTAAGCGTCTCCACCAATCCGCTGCTTCCCCCTCGTCTTCCTCACTTTCTCCTTCCCCAGCCTGGGACGAGAAGCCTGTCATGTATCCTTCACCTGGACCGGTGCTTTACCGGCCAAGACCCATCAAGAAAGCCCGCATCTCATTCCCATGGCTCCACACAGACCACCAGGAATGGGCAGCCCTGGCTCCCCCGACAACCTTCCTGGACAacaacaggaagccagtggagaaaGAGTGGCCCCTGACAGAGGGCTCAGAAAACAACCATCAGTTTAAGAGAAGGGCACCTGGGCTGGTTCCTGGATGCACTGTACCTCACAGAGAGGGAAAGACATTCACTGAGGAGCGGAAAGACAGAGGAAGAGACAGTAATGCGGCTTCTCCGCAGATGAAGGGTGGTGCAGGTCAAGCAGCAAGGAGCTCAGAGGACAGTTTGGCAGATGTTGCCGGGGATACGCCCCTTGACCTCTCTGATCCTGGGCGATTTAAGCCTGCCAATGAGCCAAAAGGCCTCAAATCCAGTCCTCCTCCCAAAGCGGAAGATACCGGAACACCAGAGGGAAACAACAAAAGTGCACAAATAAAAACGCCCCCACACACTCAGGCATCCCCTCATGCAGCTCCTTCTTCTGCAGCTACTGCTAGCCCCCCTCCGTCAGGCCTGTCTGTCCCCACCAGCCCCCAGCCAGGACAAGGGCAAAATGTCAGTGGACGGGACCCACAG GAACAAGATGAGGTCTCCATAAAAAAGGAAGACGACCTGGATTTCCAGCGACTGACAAATGCCGAAAAAAAGAAAGTTCCTGTTCTCACTATCTCCCTCCGTCCAG TTGTGGTTCTGGAGGCACTGAAACATGGGCTGGAGACTCGGGAATCATGTAACCAGCAA ATACCGATGGCTGTTAGTAAAGAACAAAAGCAAGAGGAAGTGCTGGTGGGAGACCCAACCTCTACTGCAACAGCTCAGAATGGCCAGGAGAAGAGGAGAGGGCATGCTGCAGGGAGAGATG CCGCAAAAGAGCAGAGAGCTAAGGCACCCATCTCTCAAGACACCACGGACACCGTGTGA
- the LOC125745023 gene encoding RBBP8 N-terminal-like protein isoform X2: MTQENFNELLHRLKVLHERELEGWQERVLELTNQKCCDTKRMEELFNKNQQLREQQRVLTENIKQLENRLRAGLCDRCTVTQDVAKRKQQEYESSQIQSLQHITVMASEMSTLRKENKRLQEEVKALRGKIEGQNGHSSQGPATEVGESPDPATTAMKSCKQSPTSGCTSGLPTAKSSADCHGSLTAEEKLPGYRLPQNWNMQDTYDVSSKVLANSSPISPGRRAETITSRGNLIERKRSHSTEAAESLHSPTSPLLIFKRLHQSAASPSSSSLSPSPAWDEKPVMYPSPGPVLYRPRPIKKARISFPWLHTDHQEWAALAPPTTFLDNNRKPVEKEWPLTEGSENNHQFKRRAPGLVPGCTVPHREGKTFTEERKDRGRDSNAASPQMKGGAGQAARSSEDSLADVAGDTPLDLSDPGRFKPANEPKGLKSSPPPKAEDTGTPEGNNKSAQIKTPPHTQASPHAAPSSAATASPPPSGLSVPTSPQPGQGQNVSGRDPQEQDEVSIKKEDDLDFQRLTNAEKKKVPVLTISLRPVVVLEALKHGLETRESCNQQIPMAVSKEQKQEEVLVGDPTSTATAQNGQEKRRGHAAGRDAAKEQRAKAPISQDTTDTV, from the exons ATGACTCAGGAGAACTTTAATGAGCTTCTGCACAGGCTAAAGGTTCTTCATGAGAGAGAGCTTGAAG GATGGCAGGAAAGAGTGTTggagctgaccaatcagaaatgcTG CGATACAAAACGGATGGAAGAACTGTTCAACAAGAACCAACAGTTACGAGAGCAACAGAGGGTCCTAACTGAAAACATTAAGCAACTGGAGAATAG ACTACGAGCAGGTCTGTGTGACCggtgcacagtcacacaggaTGTAGCCAAGCGGAAGCAGCAAGAGTACGAGAGCTCACAGATTCAGAGCCTCCAACACATCACTGTCATGG CAAGTGAAATGAGTACATTAAGAAAGGAGAATAAGAGGCTGCAGGAAGAAGTGAAGGCCCTGCGAGGCAAGATCGA GGGCCAGAATGGTCACAGCTCCCAAGGTCCCGCCACAGAGGTTGGCGAGTCACCGGATCCTGCCACAACAGCCATGAAGAGCTGCAAGCAGTCTCCAACGAGCGGCTGCACATCGGGGCTTCCCACTGCAAAGAGCAGTGCTGACTGTCACGGCTCCCTCACTGCTGAGG AAAAGCTCCCAGGATACAGACTTCCACAAAACTGGAATATGCAAGACACTTacgat GTTTCCAGCAAGGTCCTGGCTAACAGTTCTCCCATCTCCCCAGGAAGAAGGGCTGAGACCATTACTTCCCGGGGCAATTTAATAGAGCGGAAGAG ATCGCACAGCACAGAAGCTGCGGAATCCCTCCATTCACCCACCTCCCCCCTGCTCATCTTTAAGCGTCTCCACCAATCCGCTGCTTCCCCCTCGTCTTCCTCACTTTCTCCTTCCCCAGCCTGGGACGAGAAGCCTGTCATGTATCCTTCACCTGGACCGGTGCTTTACCGGCCAAGACCCATCAAGAAAGCCCGCATCTCATTCCCATGGCTCCACACAGACCACCAGGAATGGGCAGCCCTGGCTCCCCCGACAACCTTCCTGGACAacaacaggaagccagtggagaaaGAGTGGCCCCTGACAGAGGGCTCAGAAAACAACCATCAGTTTAAGAGAAGGGCACCTGGGCTGGTTCCTGGATGCACTGTACCTCACAGAGAGGGAAAGACATTCACTGAGGAGCGGAAAGACAGAGGAAGAGACAGTAATGCGGCTTCTCCGCAGATGAAGGGTGGTGCAGGTCAAGCAGCAAGGAGCTCAGAGGACAGTTTGGCAGATGTTGCCGGGGATACGCCCCTTGACCTCTCTGATCCTGGGCGATTTAAGCCTGCCAATGAGCCAAAAGGCCTCAAATCCAGTCCTCCTCCCAAAGCGGAAGATACCGGAACACCAGAGGGAAACAACAAAAGTGCACAAATAAAAACGCCCCCACACACTCAGGCATCCCCTCATGCAGCTCCTTCTTCTGCAGCTACTGCTAGCCCCCCTCCGTCAGGCCTGTCTGTCCCCACCAGCCCCCAGCCAGGACAAGGGCAAAATGTCAGTGGACGGGACCCACAG GAACAAGATGAGGTCTCCATAAAAAAGGAAGACGACCTGGATTTCCAGCGACTGACAAATGCCGAAAAAAAGAAAGTTCCTGTTCTCACTATCTCCCTCCGTCCAG TTGTGGTTCTGGAGGCACTGAAACATGGGCTGGAGACTCGGGAATCATGTAACCAGCAA ATACCGATGGCTGTTAGTAAAGAACAAAAGCAAGAGGAAGTGCTGGTGGGAGACCCAACCTCTACTGCAACAGCTCAGAATGGCCAGGAGAAGAGGAGAGGGCATGCTGCAGGGAGAGATG CCGCAAAAGAGCAGAGAGCTAAGGCACCCATCTCTCAAGACACCACGGACACCGTGTGA